The following coding sequences are from one Bactrocera dorsalis isolate Fly_Bdor unplaced genomic scaffold, ASM2337382v1 BdCtg087, whole genome shotgun sequence window:
- the LOC125780111 gene encoding zinc finger protein 423 homolog — MKTHDNQKPFQCTVCNRGYNTAAALTSHMQNHKKQAAILSAGGNPQALNYSPRSSGSVSSGGSLQKRSYGASLITGDGKTNRMDHPKRPSTVNLLTCNYCSKSKFISIEQFNEHISSNHSNDFISVKKPASQLAISNAISDINPFQLSCEYCTREFGNLPALFQHIRLAHVDRLASPNSYFEHFNRLAACGTFSPRLVSDKTVESEGIMVNESNIKLEPLLPSANVHAEKQEDEPTDLSQNNRRSSTALPMPEETLQPDMFFCNQCNAGLPDFDTFRNHLKTHITQDLNLICHHCGLALQEQSEHERHVISHYLITSSEYICAGNKCAKSHSKPEELQDHMFEQHAIPMFKCSVCSELFESKMAIQMHFACTHSIETKIFRCSACMEIFRSENEFSTHVKSHHPGLNRPIPNSLQCMFCRTICSNELEMHFHLAAHARQFQCPSCPETFHVEFLLDRHMQNHHTDNNRETLSSHETYEEVSTSSNMPSQINSLYMNSLINKAPQMTISSQNNNTSVLDYNIAFAAHLNKSIFPGPHEAATTLTNGKFYNALQVDTDTVKHPDLMYGLSRRYFDTSRTLIEMYAQHRIEKPKTVENYYNRPKQQHLKSQTDSNRIRSPVESIIPTSISSNSSKGYNCDICERNDFRSEGEVNSHRKIVHNIKTGVSLRCAYCSGNFKSRTELEHHMRTCHNSTGKHKCLICDEIFPSPAILAEHKLQHSKVGQSGKCSHCSKPLDDVAAFKAHLSEHNIESQLPMQCICCRQSLHSDFEISLHAQFHTKSSNVPESVCALCLESIPNPINGEAKVCDKCCRKHKLGAHFKGQRLRNVPYEPSSEACRSTLKVESRCNICKLILPCTQKLQEHLVEHTFAGCEERGFNCYICSAVFTAPSGLLSHMHEHGLQSRPYDCNLCSEKFFFRTELEHHSLTHEKRDLLEPKNKEKCENKFSFLKEVDNSASHLTEVKREILPVDDKIIAGEEDEYIEIEKVTDIHQTYNNAKQTFVTHKEGLPMEELNQNCAEENRI, encoded by the exons atgaaaacCCACGATAATCAGAAACCATTCCAATGCACGGTATGCAATCGTGGCTATAATACAGCTGCAGCATTAACTTCGCATATGCAAAACCACAAGAAACAAGCAGCCATTTTATCGGCAGGGGGAAACCCTCAAGCTCTTAATTACAGTCCTCGATCAAGTGGATCGGTATCAAGTGGTGGAAGTTTACAAAAAAGGAGCTATGGCGCATCATTAATTACCGGTGATGGTAAAACCAATCGAATGGACCATCCGAAACGACCCAGCACAGTCAATCTGCTGACGTGTAATTATTGCTCCAAGTCCAAGTTTATTTCTATTGAGCAGTTCAATGAACATATTAGCTCGAACCATAGCAATGATTTCATTTCCGTAAAGAAACCGGCTTCACAGCTTGCTATAAGTAACGCTATTTCGGATATAAACCCGTTCCAGCTGAGTTGTGAATATTGCACTAGAGAGTTTGGAAACCTTCCAGCTTTATTTCAACATATACGCCTCGCACATGTCGATCGATTGGCCAGTCCCAATTCATATTTTGAACATTTCAATCGTTTGGCTGCATGTGGTACTTTTAGTCCTCGTTTGGTAAGTGACAAAACAGTTGAAAGTGAAGGCATCATGGTAAATGAGAGTAATATAAAACTAGAGCCACTTTTACCTTCAGCAAACGTCCATGCTGAAAAACAAGAGGATGAGCCCACTGATCTTAGTCAAAATAATCGACGTTCATCAACTGCGCTCCCAATGCCCGAAGAGACTCTCCAGCCAGATATGTTTTTTTGCAATCAATGTAATGCTGGATTACCAGATTTTGATACGTTTCGAAACCACTTAAAAACACATATAACGCAAGACTTAAACCTTATATGTCATCATTGTGGTTTGGCTTTACAAGAACAATCAGAACACGAACGGCATGTGATTTCACATTATTTAATAACAAGTTCTGAATATATTTGTGCAGGCAACAAGTGTGCCAAATCACATTCAAAACCGGAGGAACTTCAAGATCACATGTTTGAGCAGCACGCAATCCCTATGTTCAAATGTTCTGTGTGCTCCGAACTATTTGAGTCAAAAATGGCAATTCAGATGCATTTCGCTTGTACACATTCCATTGAAACTAAAATATTCCGTTGCTCAGCCTGTATGGAAATATTTCGATCTGAAAATGAGTTTAGTACGCACGTCAAATCACATCATCCTGGTCTTAATAGACCGATACCCAATTCCCTTCAATGCATGTTTTGCCGCACTATCTGTTCAAATGAATTAGAGATGCATTTTCATTTAGCTGCACATGCTCGTCAATTCCAGTGCCCTTCATGCCCGGAAACATTTCATGTAGAATTTCTTTTAGATCGACATATGCAAAATCATCACACAGACAATAATCGAGAAACATTGTCTTCGCACGAAACATACGAAGAAGTATCAACATCATCAAATATGCCGAGTCAAATAAACTCTCTTTATATGAATTCCTTAATAAACAAAGCGCCACAAATGACTATTTCTTCGCAAAATAACAATACTAGCGTTCTTGACTACAATATTGCTTTTGCGGCACATCTTAATAAAAGCATTTTCCCTGGTCCCCATGAGGCTGCGACAACATTGACCAATGGGAAGTTTTACAATGCTTTGCAAGTGGATACAGACACCGTGAAACATCCCGATCTCATGTATGGCCTTAGTCGACGGTATTTTGACACAAGCCGGACATTGATAGAGATGTATGCACAGCATAGAATAGAGAAACCAAAAACTGTGGAAAACTATTACAACagaccaaaacaacaacatttaaaatCTCAAACAGATTCAAACCGAATACGATCACCCGTAGAGTCAATAATTCCAACTTCCATTTCTTCGAACTCTTCAAAGGGTTATAACTGTGATATTTGCGAACGTAATGACTTTCGATCAGAAGGAGAAGTTAATTCGCATCGTAAAATCGTTCATAACATAAAAACGGGTGTTAGTCTGCGCTGCGCTTATTGCTCAGGAAATTTTAAGTCACGCACTGAGTTGGAACATCACATGAGAACTTGTCATAATTCCACCGGTAAACACAAATGTCTCATTTGCGATGAAATTTTTCCCTCGCCAGCTATATTGGCAGAACACAAATTGCAACATTCCAAGGTTGGTCAATCCGGAAAATGTTCCCACTGCAGCAAACCATTGGACGATGTTGCAGCGTTTAAAGCACATCTCAGTGAGCACAACATTGAGAGTCAGCTTCCCATGCAATGTATCTGCTGCCGACAATCGCTCCACTCTGATTTTGAAATCAGCTTGCATGCTCA gttcCATACTAAATCTTCGAACGTCCCAGAAAGTGTATGTGCCCTTTGCTTGGAGTCTATTCCGAACCCGATTAACGGAGAAGCAAAAGTTTGTGACAAATGCTGCCGGAAACACAAACTTGGCGCACATTTTAAGGGCCAAAGGTTACGTAATGTCCCTTATGAACCAAGTTCCGAAGCTTGCCGAAGCACATTGAAGGTTGAAAGTCGTTGTAATATCTGCAAATTGATTCTACCATGCACCCAAAAACTCCAAGAACATTTAGTCGAACACACATTTGCTGGTTGTGAAGAGCGAGGCTTTAATTGCTATATATGCTCTGCTGTGTTTACTGCTCCAAGTGGTTTGCTATCCCACATGCATGAGCATGGATTGCAGAGCAGGCCCTACGACTGTAATCTATGTAgcgaaaagttttttttccgAACGGAACTTGAGCATCATTCACTGACTCATGAGAAGCGGGACCTTCTTGAgcctaaaaataaagaaaaatgtgagaacaaattttcatttctgaaaGAAGTCGATAACTCTGCGTCCCATCTGACTGAAGTTAAAAGGGAAATACTCCCGGTTGATGATAAAATCATAGCAGGCGAAGAGGATGAATATATCGAAATAGAAAAAGTTACTGATATCCATCAGACATATAATAATGCAAAGCAAACTTTTGTCACACATAAAGAAGGCTTACCAATGGAAGAATTAAACCAAAATTGTGCCGAAGAAAAccgtatttaa